The Stieleria maiorica genome includes the window GACGCGAGTTCCGCTGACCAGTTCATGTACCGCGGCGTAACCGTTTCGATGTCGCATGGTGGCGAACGAGAGCAGAAATGAAAAGCTGCAAATCCACGCGGCCAGCGTTTCAGCAGAACGCATGTCGTCGCCCTCGAAACTTCGTATGGCGAATTCGGCATCGATGGCGTACAGCGCCCACCATGGGGCGGACAAAAAGAAAAAGAACGTCAGGGAACGAGCGCACGCACGCGCGATTCCGGAAGCATCTTGATTGATGCCGACCACACGCAGGCGAAACAATTGTTTGCCGATCGAGGTCCCCCAAAGCCCTTCCAGCACCGTGAAGTACCCGATTATCACGGCAAAGGCGAAAAAGGACGCCCAGCGGAGCGAGACATCGGTATAGGGGCCGAAACCGGAAAACATCGCCTCTGCGGTTTGGTACCAACCGACGAAATCATCAAACCAGACACCCGAAATCAGTGACAAGACCGCGATCACGAGAACCGTATCGACCACGTTGGCGACCATCCGAAATCCCACCGTTGCCGCGGCGCAAGCTTCCGACCGATATGGCAGCAGGTCCTCGCGTAATTGTTGATAGCTGGCGTAACGATTCTCAGCTTGTTTCTCCAGGCACTTGCAAACGATGCGGTCCAGCCCCTTCGGAATCTCGGGGCGCAGCGCGCTCGGCGGTGGGGCGGGTTGCTCCAAGACGATCGCCAACAATCTGACCATCTGGTCCGCCTGAAAGGGCAGACGTCCCGTCAATAGATTGAACAGCGTGACGCCGACGCTGTAGAGATCCGATCGTACATCCAATTCATCGCCGCGCAATTGTTCCGGAGATGCGAACAGTGGCGTACCGAGAATCACACCGCTTTGCGTCAAATCCACTTCGGTCCTCAACTCGCTGGAAATCGAGAGGCCGAAGTCGCCTACCTTGACGGTTCCATCAGCGGTCAGGAAACAGTTTGCCGGTTTGACATCACGGTGCAGCACGCCCACCTCCGCCGCGGCTTCTAACCCGTCAAGAATCTGCAGAATCAAATCGACGCACTCACCCACCGTCGACAGACCGCGCTGGTCGATCCGGTCGTCCAGCGTGCCCCCGTCGACCAACTCCATCGCAATCACGGGAACGCCGTCGATTTCCTCGGTGCCGAAAACGTACACGCTGTTGGGGTGATTGAGCGATGCGGCGAGTCGGCCTTCGCGAAGAAACCGCGATCGATGCCGGGCTGACTGCAACCGATGATTCAGAACCTTGAGCGCAACCACGCGTCCACTGTCCGATTCTTCGGCGGCATACACGCAGCCCATCCCGCCGCTGCCCAACAGCCGAACAATCCGGTAACGCCCGAGCATATCACCGGCCGCCAAACGGCTCGTCGAAACTTGGCCCTCGGCTGCGGTCGTCTTCAAGCCCTGTCGGATCAGGCAGGCCGGGCACAAACCGGATGTTGAATCGCCAGTCAGCGGGGCACCGCACCGGGGGCAAGTGTTGGATGCTTTCATTGTCCGGACCAGGACTCGGAAGGACGATCGGAATTGACTCTACCATCACCTACCGAAACCGCTCCAACAGGTCACGCGAAAAGGCCAGAAAAACATCAGCCTTGAATGGCACGGGCTTAAGCCAATACGCTGAGCCGTAGGCGCTAGCCTCGGGCGTTACCGCCGTGCCAAAGGCCTGTCAAGGCCCGCGGTTAGCGCCGGCTCACTAAGCCCGTGTCATTCACATCAGCCTCTTTGGGTTCCCTGCAAGGCGGAAAAAAGCCACCGGATTTCGTCGTCAATCTGGTCCTCTGCCGCCACCGTGTCGGCGATCGCGGCCCGCAGCAGTTCACGGTATCGCGCTCTCAACCGGTGTGTCATCATCTTTAGTCCACCGACCGACTTGCCGTGGGCTTGGGCCAATTCCGCGTATCGCATTCGGTCGCTGTCGGCCAATAAGAACGCCTTCAATTCGGCAAACAGCTGCGTTTCATCTTCGAATTCCGATTCCAGTTGCTGCATCACCTGGTCGATCAGATGGATCGCCCATCGCCGATCGTATTCCTGATCCGGTGTCACGGAAGTGGCGGGATCGATGCGAAACGTCTCGTCCGCGGATTCGAAATCGAGTGAAAGAATGGATTGCCGTCCACCACGCTTTTCCGCGGAGGCTTTCTCCCGCTGATGGCTGATAAAGTTCTTGAAAGCGGTCAGCAAAAACGATCGGAAACGCCCACGCTGCGGTGAGGCGACCCGCACGAGATCCTTTTCCAGCAGCTCGGCAAAGAATGCTTGCGTGAGGTCTTGGGCGTCGTTGACATTTCCGACGCGGCGTCGCGCGAACAGGTACAAAGGTTGCCAATACGCCTGGCAAAGCTCGCTCAGGGCCTGCTGTTGTCGCTCGCGACCCGAATGTCCGTCGAGTGAGCCGTTGCTGACATTGTCTTGCGAGACTTGGATCGATGACACACTCCCCGGAGCACGGCGATTGCCAGCGGTCGTCGAAGAGTTGTCCGAACGCGCGGCGGCCTGAATCAGGCTCCAACGGGTCGTTCGAAATGCCCCCACGCGTTCAGACGAATGCGCGGGGTTTGGGGATGCTCTTGCCATGGAATCAGATGCGCGACAATGACTCGTCTTGCTGCTCTCGGCGAGAATGGGGTATTCAAAATGACGTACGGCGCCGGGCAAAACTAGAGGGATTACCGTATTCGCCCACATTGAAGGAACTTGGGCTTGTCGTCACCCCGCGGCGAATTCTAGATCTGGGGCATGATCCGTCTCGAACCACTCCGCGCCCGCCAATATGGGTGGATTGCCGCCCTGCTGCTTTCCACACTGGTCGGCTGCGCCGGTCGCGAGGTGGCGGGGACGTTTCGAAACGAGTCTCCGCCGCCATTTTCCGCGAGCGGTCAGGAAGTGGTGCCGGACCGCTGGTGGGTGACGTTTGATGATCCGGGACTGAACCGCCAGATCAATGAGGCGTTGGACAACAATTTTACACTCGCCGCTGCCTTGGATCGGTTGTCGGCGGCCCGCGCTTTGACCCGCCGCGAGGCGTCGGACCTGTGGCCGGACGTCGACGGCGTGGCGGAAATCGCCAGCGTTTTCGGGCCCGGTCGGGATCGCACCAGTTACACGCTGGGGTTGGATACGTCCTACCAGGTGGACCTGTGGGGGCAAATTGAATCGCGGGTCCAGGCCGAGCGGCTTCGCGCGTCGGCCACCCGGGCGGATTATCACGCGATCGCGCTGACGCTGTCGGCCGAGATCGCGCGGACGTGGTTCTCGCTGATCGAGGCGCGTGCACAATTGGCCCTGGTCGAAGAACAGATTGACACCAACCGCAACGGAGTCATCGCCCAGGAGCTCAAATTCGGCGCCGGTGAAGTCGGCGGCCCCGACGTTCTCCGCCAACGTCAGTTGGTCGAATCGACGCTGGAGCAATCGGTCGTCGTCAGGGCGCGCATCGAGGTGCTGGAACACCAGCTGGCCGTGTTGCTGGGCGAACTTCCCCAACAGGCCAGCTATTACACTGGGGCGGAATTACCGGCGTTGCCGCCGCTGCCGGACACGGGATTGCCGTCGGAGTTGTTGCAGCGCCGCCCCGACGTTCGCCGCGACTACTTGGCCTTCATGGCAGCCGATCGTGATTTGGCGTCGGCCATCAGCGCCCAGTATCCGCGTTTGAATCTCAGCGCTTCGGTCCTGAACATCGCCGAAAAGCCCGAAACCCTGTTCCGGGATTGGTTCGTCGCGATCGGCGGACAATTGATCGCGCCGCTGTTTGACGGGGGGCAACGTCGCGCCGAAGTCGACCGCACGGCGGCGCTGCTGCGGCAACGATTTAACGAGTATGGCGAGACGATGCTGACGGCGTTTCGGGAAGTCGAGGACAATTTGGCGTTGGAACGGAATCAATTGCAGCGTCTGAAGCATCTTGAACTGCAATCCGAACTGGCCCGTCAGGCCTCCGATCAGCTACGTCGACGCTACCTGTTCAGGGAGGCGGATTACTTGGACGTGCTCAGCGCGACCACGGCCGAACAACGATTGCAGCGCGAAACCTTGGCGGCTCGACTAGAATTACTCCTGATCCGTGTCAGCCTGTACTTGGCGTTGGCCGGAGATTTTGACACTCAACAGACAGAGCAATTAGAGTTACCGGCGTCGGCCGTCCCCGTTGACGAGGCTGTTGGAGAGGGCGTCGGCGGCGCGAGACCTGAACCGCTGCCGGAGCCGGCTTCGGAACTTGAGGAACTTTTACGGTCGGTGGAACCCTTCCCTGCAATCGATGGCAAACAATGACACCCCGCAGCGACAAACCCTTTGGCGCCTGCTCCGCGTCGCCGGCAACGCCCTGGCCTGTTTCCTGATTCTGGGCGCTTCGGCCGCCGCGATCGTGGTGATCAACCGCACCGAGCCGACCGCCCAACAGATCAGTGCGACACGCAAATCGGCCGCACTGGTCGAAACGATTTCCGTCCGCCGTGGCACCTTTCGCCCCCGTTTGTCGGTCCTCGGGACGGTGGAACCGGCCCAGGACATCGTGCTCAGCCCGCGGGTCAGCGGTCCGGTGATCGAATTGTCCCCCCGGTTCGTCCCCGGCGGGATGGTCCACGCCGGCGACCTGTTACTGCGGATCGACCCCGCCGACTTCGAAAACGCGCTTTCGATCCGAAAGAGTGAACTGGAACAGGCCAAAGCGTCGCTGGAAATCGAACAGGGCCGGCAAAGTCTGGCCGAAAAAGAACTGTCATTGCTGGAGGGGACGATCGGCGACGCCAACCGATCCCTGGTGCTCCGCGAACCTCAAATCGCATCCATTCGGGCCGAGTTCAGCGCGGCCCAAGCGGCCGTCGAGCGGGCCGAGTTGGATTTGCAGCGAACCAGCGTCGCGGCCCCCTTTGATGCCCAAATCCTCAGCCGTTCGGTCAACGTCGGTTCCCAGGTCTCCCCCGGCGATGAACTCGCCCGACTGGTCGGTATCGGTGAATACTGGGTGATGGCCGCCGTCCCGGTACGCAGCCTGCCATGGGTGCAGTTTCCCGGGCCGGTCGACCAGGAAGGGGCCGGCGGTTCGAAAGGGTCGGCCGTGCGATTGCGAAACCCGGGTGCCTGGCCACCGGGGGCCGAGCGACTCGGACAGGTCGCACGCATGATCGGTACGCTGGACCAGCAAACGCGTTTGGCCCGCGTGCTGGTCACCGTCCCCGATCCGCTGGGGGAATCCGACCAGGCACCGCCGCTGATCCTGGACACGCTGATCGAAACCGAAATCGAAGGCAAACCGATCGAAGACGTGGTGCGGCTGGATCGAAAGTACATCCGTGACAGCGACACGGTCTGGGTCATGAAAGACGACGTCCTGGAAATCCGCGAAACCGAGATCGTTTTCCGCGACGCCGAGTACGCGTACATCCGCCAGGGGCTCGCCGACGGCGAAGAAGTCGTCGTGACCACGCTGGCGACGGTGGCCGATGGAATCGGGCTGCGCAAAATCGACGACGCGTCCGATCCGGCGGCTGGCTCCGACGAGGAGTTGATCCAGTGACCCAAGTTGCGGAATCGCAGGACACGCCGTCTGCCGAGGTCGATGTTCCACCGCCGCCGGATCATCCGTCGCATCGCGGACCGATCGCATGGATGGCCCGCAATTCGATCGCCGCCAATTTGCTGATGTTCATCTTGCTCGGTGGCGGAGTCTGGTCGGCCATCGTGATCCAGAAGGAAGTCTTTCCACAGTTCGAACTCGACATCGTCGAAGTCAGCGTGGACTATCCCGGCGCCGCCCCGGAAGAGGTCGAGCAAGGCATCTTGCGACCGATCGAGGGCGCCGTTCGCTCGGTCGAAGGGATCCGTGAAATCACCAGCGAAGCCCGCGAAGGCCGCGGCGAAGTGCTGATCGAAATCGTGGCCGGCGGGCAGCGGATGAAAGCGTTCCAGGACATCGAGCAAGCGGTCAGCCGGATTCGCACCTTTCCCGATCAAATCGAACAGCCCGAGGTGCGGTTGCAATCCGAGCAGCGCGAGGCGATGCAGGTGGCGATCTATGGTCCGGTCGACATCTGGACGCTACGCAAACTGGCCGAACAGCTGCGCGACCAATTGCAAGCCAACGACCAGATCACCCAGGTCGAACTGCGACGGGTACCGGCGTACGTCACCCACGTGGAAATCCCGCGTCAGCGGCTGCGTGAGTACGGGCTGACGTTGCCCGACGTGGCGGACATCATCCGAACGTCCAGCCAGGACGTGGCGGCCGGTTCGGTCCAGACCAGCGGCGGCGAGATCCTGTTACGTGTCAAAGCACGCAAACAGTGGGCCGATGAATTCGCGGCGATGGAAATCGTGACCGGACGCGACGGCCCGGCCGTCACCCTGGGGGACATCGCCACGATCCGCGACGGATTCGAAGAAGTCGGCTTTCACTCCCAATTCAGCCAAACGCCGTCGGTCGAACTGGATATCTTTCGCACCGGTTCCCAATCGCCGACGGATGTCGCCGAAGCGGTCGAGCGGACGATGCGGGCCTTTGAAACCGGACTGCCGCCGGGCGTGAAGTGGCGCGTCGACCGAAACAACGCCGAAGAGTTTCGCCGCCGGCTGAATCTGGTTTTGGAAAACGCGGTGATGGCGGTCGTGATCGTGTTGGTGATCCTGGCGCTGTTCCTGGAAATGCGGCTCGCGTTTTGGGTCATGATGGGCATGGCCGTTTCGTTCGTCGGCGGGATCTTGTTGCTGCCCTTGGCGGACGTCAGCATCAACATGATCTCGCTGTTCGGGTTCCTGGTCGTGTTGGGGATCGTCGTCGACGACGCCGTCGTGGTCGGCGAAAACGTCTATGAGAAACGCCAACACAGCGACGATGACGAACAGGCTGCGATCGAAGGGACACGCGAGGTCGCCGGCCCGGTCGTCTTCAGCATCTTGACCAACATCGTCGCCTTCGTCCCGCTGATGTTTATCCCCGGCGAGACCGGAAAGTTTTGGGGACCGCTGCCGGTCGTCGTGATCCTGGTGCTGTCGCTGTCCCTGTTGGAATCGCTGTTCATTCTGCCGGCACACCTGGCACACGCGCGCGAGGGCGGACGAAAGAAGCACGGTTTGGGGGCAACCCTGCACCGCGGCCAACAAGCCTTCGGCCGGCTGTTCAATCGCGCCGTCGAGATCTTCTTCCGACCCGTTTTAGTCACCTGCTTGCGATTTCGATACGTCACCGCGTCGACCGCCCTGGCGCTGTTCCTGGTCGTCGGCGGATACGCCACCAGCGCCCACATGGGTATGATCTTGATGCCCGAGGTCTCCGCCGATGAAATCGAAGCCGGCGTGCGCATGCCCGTCGGCACCACCCAGGCCCAGGCGGCCGCGATCGCCAAAGCGGTGACCGATGCCAGTTTGCGGATGTTCGAAGAACACAACCTGTACGAGGTCGCCGAAGGCATCAAAACCAACGTCCGCGGCGAAAGTTTTATCGACGTGGAAATTGTCATGAAGCCACCGGACCAGCGTGACATGACGGCCGGACAAGTCATCGAACTATGGCGCGATTCGATCGGCGACTTGCCGGGCGTCAGCCAGGTGACTTTCGAAGCCGAACGCGGCCCCGGCGGTCACCGCCGCGCGATCAGCATCGACCTCAGCCACAGCGACATCGGCGTTCTGGAAAAGGCGTCGCAAGCATTGGTCCAGCGCTGCGAACGGTTCGCCAACGTTCGCGACGTCAACGACAGTTACAACAAAGGCAAGGTCCAATACGATTTCCGACTTCGCCCCGAAGGCCGCGCGCTGGGGCTGACCGATGAAGAGTTGGGCGAACAGCTTCGCGGCGCGTTCTTCGGTTCGCTGGCGCTGCGGCTGTTGCGTGGCACCAACGAAATCGAAGTCCGAGTGAAATTGCCGGAGGATCAGCGCGAGGACATCTATCACCTGGAGGACATGGTCATTCGCACGCCCTCGGGTGCCGAAGTGCCGCTGTTGGACGTCGCTGAATTGGATCAATCGTTGGCTTTTCGCTCGATCGATCGCCGCGACGGCCGCCGAGTGATCAACGTTTCAATGGATGTCGAACCCAAGCGCGCGGTGACCCAAGTGATCGAAGCACTTCGTAACGAAGAACTGCCGCGGTTGCGTGCGGATTACCCCGGGATCACGTGGAGTTTCGAAGGCAGCGATGCGGAGATGCGACGTGCCACCGCGTCGCTTTGGGGATCGTTCGGTCTGGCCCTGGCGGTGATCTATTCGCTGCTGGCCGTCGCGTTTCGCGGTTACATCCAACCGTTGATCGTGCTGGTCGCCATCCCCTTCGGGATCGTCGGCGCGGTCCTGGGACACATGCTGCTGGGTTATGACCTTTCGCTGGTCAGCCTGATGGGTGTGATCGCGCTTTCGGGTGTGGTGATCAACGACTCGTTGATCATGATCGATTATGCCAACCGTCGCCGCGAAGAACGACACACCGCGTTCGACGCGATCCTGCAAGCCGGACTGCGACGATTCCGGCCGATCTTGCTGACCACGCTGACCACCTTCGGCGGGTTGGTGCCGCTGATCTTCGAAGATTCCTTGCAAGCCCAATACATCATCCCGATGGCCATTTCACTGGGCTTCGGCATCCTGTTCGCAACCGCCATCATCCTGGTGCTGGTCCCGTGTCTGTACCTGATCCTGGAGGACATCCTGGCGATCGCGACGGGTAAGCGGGCAGAGCCCGAGTCGTGATCCCTCTCTAAGTACGACGGTCCCTTCCGGGCCGTCGACCGATAGACTCTCCGCGACGACTTGGAAAGGACGTCGTACCATGATCTTTGAATCGCCTCTCATTCCACGTCACGAAAACGTTTGCGATAGGCCAGCGGTGTCATGCCGGTGAAGCGGCGGAATCGTTTCGTGAAATGGCTTTGATCGAAAAAGCCGACGGCGACGGAGATGTCGGTGATCGAATCGGACGTGCGTGTCAGGCGGTCGCGTGCGTCTTGGATTCGGCGGGAAAGGATATATTCCGTCGGTGACATTCTTAGCAGCGTCCGAAAACGGTGATTGAACTGCGACGAGGACAGACCGGACATCTCGGCCAGGTCCTTCATCGACAGGGGCTTCGCGTAGTTTTCGTCGATGAATCGGATCGCCGGCGCCAGATCGCTGAAGAATGAGGCCTGTTCGGCGGGCGTGGCGATCGGGTACATCACGCCCGCGATTCCGATCACCTGGGCAGTCGCGGAAAAGAGCGGCGTCTTGGTAGAGACATACCACTGGGGAGTCCCGCGCACGTGGGGAACCAACCAAACCTGGTTGGGAATCGAGCGACGCAGTTCCATCACCCGACGGTCTTCGGCGTGGTACGCATCGGCCAGCGCGGGCGGCTGAAAGTCGCTGTCGGTCCGCCCGTAAAGCTCCTCGACGTCCGCCAATCCGAAGACGTCCGTCAGCGTGCGGGGGTTCACCGCGATGTAACGCTGGCGATGGTCCTTGGCGTAAAAGAGCACCAGGGGAAGGTGCTCGAAAAGCTCGATCACGCTGCGCACGCCGGGGTGTCGCTGCACAAACGCCTCGCTAAACGCCCGGCCGTTTCGTGGGGAGTCAGAATTCGGCATGGGATGTGATGCGGTCTGGGATCCGTGGGTTCGCGCTGCCATCCGTGGGCGATCGACCTTCCTGTGGTTCAGGGCAGCCAGAAAAATTTGCGATCCCCCCTTAGAATCCAATGACTAATATCGGCTTCGTTGCGGCGAAATGCATGGGCGACCGGCAAATCGTACCAAACTGGACCGGTGGATGTACAAGACCTCGGTGGGTGATCGGCTAGAATTAAGGGCGTTCAGAATGCCCACCTCCACCCGCATCGGCGGATCATCGAATGTTCCCTGTGAAGAATCTTACCATCGCATTAGCTTTTTGGCTTGCCCAGTGCCACGTCGCGGCGGTTTGGTCCGAGACACCGATCTCCTTTAATTCGGACATCCGTCCCATCCTCTCGGAGAATTGCTTCGCCTGTCACGGACCCGATGAAGCGGAACGTGCGGCCGATTTGCGGCTCGACCAGCGCGAACCGGCGATCGACTACGGCGCCCTCGTCGAAGGTAGCCCCGAGGACAGTTTGGTGATGGAGCGGATCTTGTCGGACGATCCCGATTTGATCATGCCTCCCCCGCATTCCCACAAGGTCTTGACCGCGGCGCAAAAGGAGTTGTTGGCCGAGTGGATTCGCCAGGGCGCGGAGTATGAAACCCATTGGTCGTTCCAGCCGCTGCCCGAGACGATCTCCATTCCCGAAGTCGTCGATGATTGGCCGCGGACCTCGGTCGATCCGTTCGTGGCTCGGATGCATCGGCAAAAGAAGCTTCAGCCCAGCGCCGAAGCGGACAAGGCGACTTGGCTGCGGCGGGTCACGTTCGATTTAACCGGGTTGCCCCCGTCGCTCGCGGAATTGGACGCGTTCTTGGCCGACGAATCGGGCGATGCCTATGAAACGGTGGTCCAGCGATTGTTGACGTCACCGGCCTATGGCGAACGCATGGCCGTGATGTGGTTGGACGTCTCTCGCTACGCCGACACGTTCGGTTACCAAAACGACATCCCGATGGAAGTCTGGCCGTGGCGAGAGTGGGTGATCGACGCCTTCAACCGCAACATGCCGTACGACCAATTCATCACCGAGCAAATCGCCGGTGACCTGCTGCCGGAGGCGACGGATTCCCAGCGGCTGGCAACCACATTCAATCGTCTGCATCGACAAACCAACGAAGGCGGTAGCGTCGCCGAAGAATTCCGGCTGACCGGCATCACCGACCGGACCACCACCGCCGGCACCGCGCTGCTGGGGCTGACGATGGAATGTTGCCGCTGTCACGATCACAAATTCGACCCGATCAAACAAAAGGAGTTTTATCAGTTGTCGGCATACTTTTCCGACGTCGATGAACTCGGTCTCTATTCACACTTCACCTTCTCCGCACCGACACCGGCGATGCTGTTGTACGAAGGCGACCAGCGACAACAGCACCAATCCGCCAAGCGAGCCATCGCAGACGCGGAGTCCGCGCTGGATGCGGCCATCGAGACGGCACGCGAGTTTTGGTTGTCGCGGGAAGACGAATTGATTGACACGTTGCCCGAGCCCCGCGCGGCCGCGTATGAGAACCCGCTCGACGGTACGGTTGATGGTGTCGTCGGCAAGGCCACGGTTTGTAATGGCGATGACGCGATTCCCTGTCAGGACGCACCGCTGTTCGGGCGGACGTCGGTGTTTTCGTACAGCCTGTGGGTTCGCCCCCAACAGCACCTGCCCCGAATGATGGTGCTGAATCAATCTCGGGCGGCCGAAGACGCAGCGTTTCGCGGGTTGGAACTGACCCTGGACCAAGGGCACCCACAGTTTTCGATGATCCACTTCTGGCCCGGAAACGCGTTGCGGGTGCGCGCCACCGAGCAGGTCCCGACCGACCAGTGGACCCACCTTGCGGTGACACATGACGGCAGCGGACGCGCCGACGGTGTGCGGATCTACGTGGACGGAAAACTGGCCGAAGTGGAAATCATTCGCGACAAACTTTCACGCGACGTCCGGCAACGAAAGGATTGGGGTGACCTGGACGTCGAAAAGGTCTCCTTGGCACTGGGGGCCCGTTTTCGTGACATCGGTTTTCGTGACGGACAGGTCGATGAATTGAAGGTGTTTGACGTCCAGCTCTCCTCGGCCGAAGTGCTTGCGTTGGTTGCCCAGGTCCGACCCGACGTCGCGCCCGGCGAAATCGACATCGAAGTCGCCCTTGAACATCAGCTGCTGACCGCGGATGAAGCCGTCGCCCAGACGCGTCGCGAGCTGGTTGAAGCGCGAGACACCGAAAACGAGCTCGTCGCCGACATCCGCGAGATCATGACGATGCGTCACTATGATGACGCACCACCGACGCACGTGCTCGGACGCGGTGAATACACCAATAAACTGGAACAGGTTTCACCGGCCACGCCCGCGCTTTCGGGCGGGCTGCCGGCTGCCGGACAGGACCGTTTGTCGTTGGCGAAGTGGATGACCGATCCACAGAATCCGCTAACGGCGCGTGTCATCGTCAACCGGATGTGGTATCTGTTCTTCGGCCGTGGGATCGTGGTCACCCTGGAAGATTTCGGTTCCCAGGGGACACCGCCCACTCACCCGGAACTGCTGGACCATCTGGCCCGCTCGTTGATGGACAACGATTGGGACCTGCATTGGCTGTGTCGCGAAATCGTGTTGTCGACGACTTATCGCCAATCATCCGAAGTCAACGACCCCAGCCTTTTCCAGCGTGATCGTGACAACGCATGGTTGACGCGTGGCCCCAAGTATCGGTTGTCTGCCGAACAGTTGCGTGACAGCGTCCTGGCGGCCAGCGGACTGTTGGTCAAAAAGATCGGTGGCCCCAGCGTGATGCCGTACCAGCCGGCGGGATTGTGGCGAGAATCGGGGACCGGCAAGTCGTACAATCAATCGACCGGTGACGGGCTGTACCGCCGCAGCCTGTACACGTTCTGGAAACGTACGGCACCGCCGCCGACCATGTTGACGCTGGACGCGACCAGCCGAGAAAGCTGTACGCCGCGACGTGAACTGACGACCACGCCACTGCAGGCGCTGGTGTTCTTGAACGACCCGCAATACGTCGAAGCCTCGCGCGTCTTGGCCGAATCGCTGGTAAAGTCCCATCCGACCGACCGCGACGCACGTTGGGAA containing:
- a CDS encoding DUF1553 domain-containing protein, with translation MKNLTIALAFWLAQCHVAAVWSETPISFNSDIRPILSENCFACHGPDEAERAADLRLDQREPAIDYGALVEGSPEDSLVMERILSDDPDLIMPPPHSHKVLTAAQKELLAEWIRQGAEYETHWSFQPLPETISIPEVVDDWPRTSVDPFVARMHRQKKLQPSAEADKATWLRRVTFDLTGLPPSLAELDAFLADESGDAYETVVQRLLTSPAYGERMAVMWLDVSRYADTFGYQNDIPMEVWPWREWVIDAFNRNMPYDQFITEQIAGDLLPEATDSQRLATTFNRLHRQTNEGGSVAEEFRLTGITDRTTTAGTALLGLTMECCRCHDHKFDPIKQKEFYQLSAYFSDVDELGLYSHFTFSAPTPAMLLYEGDQRQQHQSAKRAIADAESALDAAIETAREFWLSREDELIDTLPEPRAAAYENPLDGTVDGVVGKATVCNGDDAIPCQDAPLFGRTSVFSYSLWVRPQQHLPRMMVLNQSRAAEDAAFRGLELTLDQGHPQFSMIHFWPGNALRVRATEQVPTDQWTHLAVTHDGSGRADGVRIYVDGKLAEVEIIRDKLSRDVRQRKDWGDLDVEKVSLALGARFRDIGFRDGQVDELKVFDVQLSSAEVLALVAQVRPDVAPGEIDIEVALEHQLLTADEAVAQTRRELVEARDTENELVADIREIMTMRHYDDAPPTHVLGRGEYTNKLEQVSPATPALSGGLPAAGQDRLSLAKWMTDPQNPLTARVIVNRMWYLFFGRGIVVTLEDFGSQGTPPTHPELLDHLARSLMDNDWDLHWLCREIVLSTTYRQSSEVNDPSLFQRDRDNAWLTRGPKYRLSAEQLRDSVLAASGLLVKKIGGPSVMPYQPAGLWRESGTGKSYNQSTGDGLYRRSLYTFWKRTAPPPTMLTLDATSRESCTPRRELTTTPLQALVFLNDPQYVEASRVLAESLVKSHPTDRDARWEELFRRLLSRLPNDGERMVIGQLYDEQQTTFSETPSQADEFLSVGNRPLQSSAERSDLAATTIVVQTLFAYDETIMLR